One genomic window of Helicobacter canis includes the following:
- the metG gene encoding methionine--tRNA ligase → MKQLITTPIYYVNDVPHIGHAYTTIIADMLKKHKWLRGDEVFLLTGTDEHGQKIEQAAKAKGKPPKAYTDEVSAVFRSLWDMMGIDYDHFIRTTDESHKQTIVQVFERLCANGDVYLGEYEGDYCVSCESFFLNVDSGICPDCAGSKPLSKIKEESYFFALSKYEKRLLEWYASSEDVILPKYRKNEVVRFVESGLQDLSISRTSFEWGVALPKHKGAQKQHIAYVWLDALFNYMSAFGLYQNPESLQVDSSSPAHLGEKMAYWECATHIVGKDILRFHAVYWPAFLMSLGLPLPKHIYAHGWWMRDGQKMSKSLGNVVDPRAFTKAYGAEVLRYYLLRETPFGQDGDFSQKLLCERINSELANDLGNLLHRFLAMCAKYAPQRGINSFTLDNQGVAEFVVEHYGDEVKTQCKILDEINSGLIESMQIKAYIEAIWKLLHLGNAMIAKYEPWNLFKNGKSVELNAILNFVGYTLLKVANALYPIMPQTASTIAMAFGQGITPASYIYHIKQNKMFHLPLEVRVIPPLFQKLDSMLIPEAPLESTFEKVDSSDCGKEAGLALVSIEDFSKLDIRVGEVLEAEPVPKSSKLLRLKIDLGESEPRVVLSGIAQYYTPEQLINTQVCVIANLKPAKIMGQFSYGMILASKDDESLSLVRIDGKRKNGSRIS, encoded by the coding sequence ATGAAGCAGCTTATCACCACGCCAATTTACTATGTCAATGATGTCCCACACATAGGACACGCCTATACGACTATCATCGCCGATATGTTGAAAAAGCATAAATGGCTTAGAGGCGATGAAGTGTTTTTGCTCACAGGCACCGATGAGCACGGACAGAAAATCGAGCAAGCCGCCAAAGCAAAGGGCAAGCCCCCCAAGGCTTATACTGATGAGGTTAGCGCGGTGTTCCGCAGTTTGTGGGATATGATGGGGATTGATTATGACCACTTTATCCGCACCACAGATGAGTCGCATAAGCAAACGATTGTGCAGGTCTTTGAGCGATTGTGTGCAAATGGCGATGTGTATTTGGGAGAGTATGAAGGGGATTATTGCGTGAGCTGTGAGAGCTTTTTTCTCAATGTGGATTCTGGGATCTGCCCTGATTGTGCGGGGAGTAAGCCACTAAGCAAGATTAAAGAGGAGAGCTACTTCTTTGCCCTAAGCAAGTATGAAAAACGACTTTTAGAGTGGTATGCTAGCAGTGAAGATGTGATCTTGCCAAAATATCGCAAAAATGAAGTAGTGCGCTTTGTCGAAAGCGGCTTGCAAGATCTCTCCATATCGCGCACAAGCTTTGAGTGGGGGGTCGCCCTGCCTAAGCACAAGGGGGCGCAAAAGCAGCATATCGCGTATGTGTGGCTTGATGCGCTGTTTAACTATATGAGTGCGTTTGGGCTGTATCAAAATCCAGAATCCTTACAAGTGGATTCTAGTAGCCCTGCCCATTTGGGGGAGAAAATGGCGTATTGGGAGTGTGCTACACATATCGTGGGCAAAGACATTTTACGCTTCCACGCGGTGTATTGGCCCGCATTTTTGATGAGCCTAGGACTACCCCTGCCTAAGCATATTTATGCGCACGGCTGGTGGATGCGCGATGGGCAGAAGATGAGCAAGTCGCTTGGCAATGTGGTCGATCCTAGGGCTTTTACTAAGGCGTATGGCGCAGAAGTGCTGCGCTACTATCTGCTTAGAGAAACGCCCTTTGGGCAAGATGGCGACTTTAGCCAAAAGCTCTTATGTGAGCGGATAAATAGCGAGCTAGCAAATGATCTAGGCAATTTGCTGCATAGGTTTTTAGCTATGTGTGCGAAATACGCCCCACAAAGAGGAATCAATAGCTTTACGCTAGATAATCAAGGAGTGGCGGAGTTTGTTGTAGAGCATTATGGCGATGAGGTCAAAACTCAGTGCAAGATCTTAGATGAGATAAACAGCGGGCTAATAGAATCTATGCAGATAAAAGCCTATATAGAAGCCATTTGGAAGCTCCTGCATCTTGGCAATGCAATGATCGCTAAATACGAGCCGTGGAATCTCTTTAAAAACGGCAAATCCGTAGAGCTCAATGCGATTTTAAACTTTGTGGGATATACCTTGCTAAAGGTCGCCAACGCGCTATACCCCATAATGCCACAGACTGCTAGCACTATCGCTATGGCATTTGGGCAAGGAATCACGCCAGCTTCTTATATCTACCATATCAAGCAAAATAAAATGTTTCATCTCCCACTTGAAGTGCGTGTGATACCGCCACTTTTCCAAAAGCTAGATTCTATGCTAATCCCAGAAGCCCCCCTAGAATCCACTTTTGAAAAAGTGGATTCTAGCGACTGCGGCAAAGAAGCAGGGCTAGCCCTTGTGAGTATAGAGGATTTTAGCAAGCTTGATATACGCGTAGGTGAAGTGCTAGAAGCAGAGCCTGTGCCTAAATCTAGCAAGCTTTTACGCCTAAAGATTGATCTAGGTGAGAGTGAGCCACGAGTGGTGCTAAGTGGTATCGCGCAGTATTACACGCCAGAGCAGCTCATTAACACGCAAGTATGCGTGATAGCCAATCTCAAGCCTGCCAAAATTATGGGGCAGTTTAGCTATGGAATGATACTTGCTAGCAAAGATGATGAGTCCTTATCGCTTGTGCGCATAGATGGGAAAAGAAAAAATGGGAGCAGGATAAGCTAG
- the hypB gene encoding hydrogenase nickel incorporation protein HypB, protein MPKKQMPNNPTLSPKSLQIVEKILSKNDQKAKQMREIYARDNLYVINLMSSPGSGKTTLLEQFADIKSVGEDRFSFAVIEGDLQTNRDATRLESKGIAAHQILTGAACHLEASMIETAYNALKSRDALSVEYLFIENVGNLVCPASYDLGADLNIVLLSSTEGDDKVLKYPSMFLCADAVVISKSDVCEVFGFTIAKVQEDLAKLKPNVPLFCTSSKDRASIENLARFIVDCKKAGYHSSHCFS, encoded by the coding sequence ATGCCAAAAAAACAAATGCCAAACAACCCAACCCTTTCACCAAAATCCCTACAAATTGTAGAAAAAATCCTAAGCAAAAACGACCAAAAAGCCAAGCAAATGCGCGAAATCTATGCGCGAGATAATCTCTATGTGATCAATCTTATGAGCTCTCCAGGTAGCGGGAAGACGACTTTGCTAGAGCAGTTTGCAGATATTAAATCCGTGGGGGAAGATCGCTTTAGCTTTGCGGTAATCGAGGGGGATTTGCAGACCAATCGCGATGCCACTAGGCTAGAAAGCAAGGGCATAGCTGCCCACCAGATTCTAACAGGGGCTGCCTGCCATTTAGAAGCGAGTATGATAGAGACTGCCTATAATGCCCTAAAATCACGCGATGCGCTTAGTGTGGAGTATTTGTTTATCGAAAATGTGGGGAATTTGGTCTGCCCTGCTAGCTATGATTTAGGCGCGGATCTTAATATCGTGCTACTCTCAAGCACAGAGGGCGATGATAAGGTGCTGAAGTATCCTAGTATGTTTTTATGCGCGGATGCGGTGGTGATTTCTAAAAGTGATGTGTGTGAGGTATTTGGCTTTACAATCGCCAAAGTGCAAGAAGATCTAGCAAAGCTAAAGCCCAATGTCCCGCTGTTTTGCACAAGCTCTAAGGATAGAGCGAGCATAGAAAATCTCGCGCGATTTATTGTAGATTGCAAAAAAGCTGGCTATCATTCTAGCCATTGCTTTAGCTAA
- a CDS encoding RNA-binding S4 domain-containing protein yields MRIDSFLNATNIVKKRSIAQDMCANNVIELNGVRAKSSKEVRVGDVITLHFLTYTKSYKILAIPTTRTTPKSLSASFVQEIIHP; encoded by the coding sequence GTGCGGATCGATAGTTTTCTCAATGCGACAAATATTGTCAAAAAGCGTTCAATCGCGCAAGATATGTGCGCAAACAATGTCATAGAGCTCAATGGTGTGCGTGCCAAAAGTAGCAAGGAAGTGCGCGTGGGCGATGTGATCACTCTGCATTTTCTCACCTATACAAAATCCTACAAAATCCTAGCGATCCCCACCACACGCACCACGCCAAAGTCGCTATCTGCAAGCTTTGTGCAAGAAATAATCCACCCCTAG
- a CDS encoding PaaI family thioesterase yields the protein MDEEELQERQIVGDRVIGTAINPHFCGQVGEMGKDKAQVTLTTREDMEVEPGITHTGFVQAAAGFAALCAINKKNSIIIGSDVKFLAPVETNQVIELKAKTLLGDVRKCEVKVEGFVLNIKIFDGLFYIVIFDKKLFKLKLKDDKEL from the coding sequence ATGGACGAAGAAGAGTTGCAAGAGCGGCAGATTGTAGGAGATAGAGTTATAGGCACGGCGATCAATCCGCACTTTTGCGGGCAGGTGGGGGAGATGGGCAAGGATAAGGCGCAAGTTACACTCACTACGCGTGAAGATATGGAGGTAGAGCCGGGGATCACACATACAGGCTTTGTGCAAGCAGCAGCGGGCTTTGCCGCACTCTGTGCTATCAATAAGAAAAATTCCATTATCATCGGCTCTGATGTGAAATTCCTAGCTCCTGTGGAGACAAATCAAGTCATCGAGCTAAAGGCAAAAACCCTGCTTGGCGATGTGCGTAAATGTGAAGTGAAAGTCGAAGGCTTTGTGCTCAATATTAAAATCTTTGATGGGCTATTTTATATCGTCATTTTTGACAAAAAGCTTTTTAAACTTAAGCTGAAAGATGACAAGGAGCTGTGA
- the cmoB gene encoding tRNA 5-methoxyuridine(34)/uridine 5-oxyacetic acid(34) synthase CmoB: MANPLESKHIAPLYRAITLLDRLVEKGCASFGYNNGVQIYSESFAMPLVDSRADELIALLGGADELEWAKSLVLDKSQAPRQGKESCVLDVLALLAWRLKGWRKGPFTLASPSCSLHIDSEWQSYMKWDLLAPFVQIGGAKVADVGCNNGFYMFAMYAGRKAESPQMPQSLQKIVGFDPSGLFYCQFAWLNHLLDLPIGYELLGVQDLPAYVQRVGEKFDVIFCLGVLYHRSDVFATLKSIAQSLETGGVAFIDTLIFDINDVASTLDSSIAGLPLALSVRGSYAKMSNVYLLPNLSALEGWCERCGFESVEMLAIVPTTTREQRKTRWIDSLSLENFLDPNDSSKTIEGYPAPKRAYIKVRRK; encoded by the coding sequence ATGGCAAATCCCCTAGAATCCAAACATATAGCCCCGCTCTACCGCGCTATCACGCTGCTTGATAGGCTTGTGGAAAAGGGCTGTGCGAGCTTTGGCTATAACAATGGCGTGCAGATTTATAGCGAGAGCTTTGCTATGCCACTAGTGGATTCTAGGGCAGATGAGCTTATCGCGCTGCTAGGGGGCGCAGATGAGCTAGAGTGGGCAAAATCTCTTGTGCTAGATAAAAGCCAAGCCCCAAGGCAGGGCAAAGAGAGCTGCGTGCTTGATGTGCTAGCACTCCTAGCGTGGAGGCTTAAGGGCTGGCGCAAAGGTCCCTTCACCCTTGCTAGCCCCAGCTGCTCACTCCATATTGATAGCGAGTGGCAGAGCTATATGAAGTGGGATTTGCTCGCACCTTTTGTGCAGATAGGTGGGGCGAAGGTGGCAGATGTGGGGTGTAATAATGGGTTTTATATGTTTGCGATGTATGCTGGGCGCAAAGCTGAATCGCCACAAATGCCACAATCACTGCAAAAAATCGTGGGCTTTGACCCTAGCGGTTTGTTTTACTGCCAATTTGCGTGGCTTAATCACTTGCTTGATTTACCCATAGGCTACGAGCTTTTGGGCGTGCAGGATCTGCCTGCGTATGTGCAGAGAGTGGGGGAGAAGTTTGATGTGATCTTTTGCCTAGGCGTGCTATACCACCGCAGCGATGTGTTTGCCACGCTAAAATCCATAGCCCAGAGCCTAGAGACAGGCGGCGTAGCATTTATCGACACGCTTATCTTTGATATAAACGATGTGGCTAGCACGCTAGATTCTAGCATTGCTGGGCTGCCGCTAGCCCTTAGCGTGCGTGGGAGTTATGCTAAAATGAGTAATGTCTATCTGCTCCCAAATCTAAGCGCGTTAGAGGGCTGGTGCGAGCGGTGTGGATTTGAGTCTGTGGAGATGCTAGCGATTGTGCCTACCACCACGCGAGAGCAGCGCAAAACGCGCTGGATAGACTCTCTAAGCTTAGAGAATTTCCTAGACCCAAATGATAGCAGCAAAACCATAGAAGGCTACCCAGCCCCCAAAAGAGCCTATATCAAAGTAAGGAGAAAATAA
- the gltS gene encoding sodium/glutamate symporter yields MREYSLDFYSTLVAMVAVLLLGRFLLARIKFLRDFDLPEPVVGGVFVCIAIFIGYKYFSVHIAFDESLKDPLMLAFFSSIGLSADFSSLKKGGRLLVLFLVIVTGLLFLQNIVGVGLALAMGVDPLVGLLGGSITMSGGHGTGSAWADMFAKSPYELSNAREAALAAATFGLVMGGLIGGPVARFLIRRHKLQTPHSSHSIDTNEQSTLASNFEAPQKERLITTASFLESLALIATCLLVGNFITQISTPTLRDQLGINIPTFVWCLFCGIILRNTLAALKIHHVFDREVSVLGNVSLALFLALSFLIIKIWQLADIALPLIVILVVQTLMMIAYAIFITFRFLGKDYDASVFAAGHCGFGLGAMPTAVVNMQAVTNHYGTSHAAFMIVPLVGAFFIDIINLLVIQSFLLLRIFPQPDPQTSLESALESTHTLSPTLDSSVQALSSLAHAIVSVC; encoded by the coding sequence ATGAGAGAGTATTCTTTGGATTTTTATTCCACGCTTGTGGCTATGGTGGCGGTGCTGCTGCTTGGGAGATTTTTGCTAGCACGCATTAAATTCCTGCGAGATTTTGATCTGCCTGAGCCTGTTGTGGGCGGGGTGTTTGTCTGTATCGCGATTTTTATCGGCTATAAGTATTTTTCTGTGCATATTGCCTTTGATGAGTCTCTAAAAGATCCACTAATGCTGGCGTTTTTCTCAAGTATTGGGCTAAGTGCGGACTTCTCTTCGCTCAAAAAGGGTGGGCGGCTTTTGGTGTTGTTTTTGGTGATTGTAACAGGACTGCTCTTTTTGCAAAATATCGTGGGTGTGGGGCTGGCACTTGCTATGGGCGTAGATCCGCTAGTAGGGCTTCTTGGTGGCTCTATCACGATGAGCGGAGGACACGGGACCGGATCGGCTTGGGCAGATATGTTTGCCAAGTCTCCCTATGAGCTTAGTAATGCCAGAGAAGCTGCGCTTGCAGCCGCGACTTTTGGGCTTGTGATGGGCGGGCTTATCGGCGGTCCTGTCGCACGCTTTCTTATACGCAGACACAAGCTACAAACCCCGCATTCTAGCCATAGCATAGACACTAATGAGCAAAGCACTCTAGCGAGCAATTTTGAAGCCCCGCAAAAAGAGCGGCTCATCACCACTGCTTCATTTCTAGAATCTCTAGCCCTAATTGCTACTTGCTTACTCGTGGGGAATTTTATCACCCAGATCAGCACACCCACCTTGCGTGATCAATTAGGGATCAATATCCCTACATTTGTGTGGTGCTTGTTTTGCGGGATCATCTTGCGCAACACCCTAGCCGCGCTCAAAATCCACCATGTATTTGATAGAGAAGTATCTGTGCTAGGGAATGTCAGCTTGGCGTTGTTTCTTGCTCTATCATTTCTCATCATCAAAATCTGGCAGCTAGCAGATATTGCTTTGCCGCTTATCGTGATTTTGGTGGTGCAGACATTGATGATGATAGCGTATGCGATTTTCATCACCTTTAGATTCTTAGGCAAGGATTATGATGCAAGCGTATTTGCCGCTGGGCATTGTGGGTTTGGGCTTGGGGCTATGCCTACGGCTGTGGTCAATATGCAGGCTGTTACCAATCACTATGGCACAAGCCACGCGGCATTTATGATAGTCCCGCTTGTGGGGGCATTTTTCATCGATATTATCAACCTACTTGTGATTCAAAGCTTTTTGCTCCTGCGCATATTTCCGCAGCCCGATCCGCAAACTAGCCTAGAATCCGCACTAGAATCCACTCACACCCTAAGCCCCACGCTAGATTCTAGTGTGCAAGCACTATCAAGCCTAGCGCACGCGATTGTAAGTGTATGCTAG
- the hypD gene encoding hydrogenase formation protein HypD, with protein sequence MKNTLNTKLLLEGFRDNNAILALKRELHEIAKDLQEPLYMMEVCGGHTHTLMRYGLSHLLPESIQCIHGPGCPVCIMPKSRINQAYTIAMQKDVILLTLGDMMRVPGSLGSLQDARALGADVRFVYSPMQALEIAKANPQKRVVYFAIGFETTTPMTAAVLKRAIESGLKNLFIHSNHVLVPPPLYAILGSKDCKINALIAPSHVSVIAGSKIYEPLFERFAMPIVVSGFEPVDMMESIVMIARQAVRNAPKLEVQYRRVVTREGNTKAQELMRTYFEIRESFEWRGLGHIAGSALRLRDEFSAFCAEREFASVLDHTPIADNKACRCGDILRGVAKPLDCKVFGKSCTPEHPLGSCMVSSEGACAAYYKYGQVL encoded by the coding sequence ATGAAAAACACGCTAAACACCAAGCTCCTACTAGAAGGCTTCCGTGATAATAATGCAATCCTAGCCCTTAAACGCGAACTACACGAAATCGCCAAAGATCTGCAAGAGCCGCTTTATATGATGGAAGTGTGCGGTGGGCATACACATACGCTTATGCGCTATGGGCTAAGTCATCTGCTACCAGAGTCTATCCAATGTATCCACGGACCGGGCTGCCCTGTGTGCATAATGCCAAAAAGCCGCATAAACCAAGCCTACACCATTGCTATGCAAAAAGATGTGATTTTACTAACGCTAGGGGATATGATGCGCGTGCCGGGCTCTTTGGGGAGCTTGCAAGATGCTAGGGCTTTAGGAGCTGATGTGCGCTTTGTGTATTCGCCTATGCAGGCTCTAGAGATCGCCAAGGCTAATCCACAAAAGCGCGTGGTGTATTTTGCTATCGGCTTTGAGACAACTACGCCGATGACTGCAGCTGTGCTAAAGCGAGCGATAGAATCCGGGCTAAAAAATCTCTTTATCCATAGCAATCATGTCCTAGTCCCACCGCCTTTATATGCGATTTTAGGTAGTAAGGATTGCAAGATCAACGCCCTAATCGCGCCTTCACATGTAAGCGTGATCGCAGGCTCTAAGATTTATGAGCCGCTTTTTGAGCGGTTTGCTATGCCTATTGTGGTAAGCGGCTTTGAGCCTGTGGATATGATGGAGAGTATTGTGATGATCGCGCGCCAAGCGGTGCGCAATGCCCCTAAGCTTGAAGTGCAATATCGCCGAGTGGTAACGCGTGAGGGCAATACAAAAGCCCAAGAGCTTATGCGCACATATTTTGAGATAAGAGAGAGCTTTGAGTGGAGAGGGCTAGGGCACATAGCAGGATCTGCCTTGCGATTGCGCGATGAGTTTAGCGCATTTTGCGCGGAGAGAGAGTTTGCTAGCGTGCTAGATCACACGCCCATAGCCGATAATAAAGCTTGCCGATGTGGCGATATTTTGCGCGGTGTGGCAAAGCCACTTGATTGCAAAGTATTTGGCAAGTCCTGCACCCCAGAGCACCCTCTAGGGAGCTGTATGGTAAGCAGCGAGGGGGCTTGCGCGGCGTATTATAAATACGGGCAAGTATTATAG
- a CDS encoding HypC/HybG/HupF family hydrogenase formation chaperone, protein MCLAIPSKVLAINSETNTATIETLGVSREASLDLMQEEVQVGEYVLLHIGYVMSKIDTQAALESIELYKQIVQEMEMEQEELD, encoded by the coding sequence ATGTGCCTAGCGATCCCTTCCAAAGTGCTAGCGATAAATAGCGAGACAAATACCGCCACGATAGAGACCCTAGGCGTAAGCCGAGAAGCAAGCCTAGATCTTATGCAAGAAGAGGTGCAAGTGGGCGAATATGTGCTGCTGCATATCGGCTATGTGATGAGCAAGATCGACACACAAGCCGCGCTAGAATCCATAGAGCTGTATAAGCAAATCGTGCAAGAGATGGAGATGGAGCAAGAAGAGCTAGATTGA
- a CDS encoding DUF2147 domain-containing protein → MMRVYAMLQKIVLVLAMVQVSVYANEADSTLSGYYMTHIGDSGRQSIVEFFSKNGKFYAYGFANVDGSGPKKDSKNPDPKLRERYDKGAVFVYGLKSDGKGGFSGGEVYNYDDGKTYHLKITKDSSGKLTLRASIDKLGMMGQTLTWTPLTQAQIAQYESQKPDPKVVEDSYQALPQAFK, encoded by the coding sequence ATGATGCGAGTTTATGCGATGTTGCAAAAAATTGTGCTAGTGCTTGCTATGGTGCAAGTAAGTGTATATGCTAATGAAGCGGATTCTACATTAAGCGGCTATTATATGACACATATAGGTGATAGTGGGCGACAGAGTATCGTGGAGTTTTTTAGCAAAAATGGCAAGTTTTATGCCTATGGATTTGCCAATGTCGATGGCAGCGGACCGAAAAAAGACAGCAAAAACCCAGACCCAAAGCTACGAGAGCGATACGACAAAGGCGCGGTATTTGTCTATGGGCTAAAGAGCGATGGCAAGGGCGGCTTTAGCGGTGGGGAGGTGTATAACTATGATGATGGCAAAACCTATCACCTAAAAATCACCAAAGATTCTTCTGGCAAGCTAACTTTGCGCGCAAGTATCGATAAGCTAGGAATGATGGGGCAGACGCTTACTTGGACGCCGCTCACACAAGCGCAAATCGCACAATATGAGTCTCAAAAGCCAGACCCAAAAGTTGTAGAAGACTCCTACCAAGCGTTGCCACAAGCATTTAAATAA
- the fliW gene encoding flagellar assembly protein FliW: MVFEVKSPILGFEDVVKMKLEKIDEIFMRLSNVDAPAPVFVLINPFILREYDFEVPVAMKLLLDLENAKNIFVANIMVMQNPIQQSTINFLAPLVFNFDNQTMAQIVLDSFKYPTYSIAEPISKWYKEGEELAANTPTDNQNTK; this comes from the coding sequence ATGGTTTTTGAAGTCAAGTCGCCCATTTTAGGCTTTGAAGATGTTGTGAAAATGAAGCTTGAAAAAATCGATGAGATTTTTATGCGTTTGAGTAATGTCGATGCGCCAGCACCGGTATTTGTGCTTATCAATCCTTTCATCTTGCGCGAGTATGACTTCGAAGTGCCTGTGGCGATGAAACTACTGCTAGATCTAGAAAATGCCAAAAACATCTTTGTCGCCAATATTATGGTGATGCAAAACCCTATCCAGCAATCCACGATCAACTTCCTAGCCCCACTAGTATTTAACTTTGACAATCAAACAATGGCACAAATCGTCCTAGATAGTTTCAAATACCCTACATACAGCATAGCCGAACCTATCTCTAAGTGGTATAAAGAGGGCGAAGAGCTAGCGGCGAACACCCCCACAGACAATCAAAACACAAAATAA
- a CDS encoding glycosyltransferase produces MIIVLVVDSFADKSNGTSMTAARFASALEKRGHSVRVVAPFVQGSGFYPVKERYIPLVTEIAKAQHMVFGKPDVKVLEQAFLGADIVHLFLPFRLEQVAVQVAKKMGVPYMAAFHLQPEHITYNIGLQKFALLNRFIFWLFKRRFYRHIAHIHCPSQLIKDELERAGYGGKKYVISNGFDPKFKPADPSSTPLDKLIHITMVGRYSKEKRQDLIIKAIAQNPYKDKIKLHLLGVGPLESTLKKQAKVLPNAVDFRFLPLEELIKVLHQSTLYIHAAEVEGEAIAALEAISCGIVPIIADSKVSATRQFALDHRSLFRAGDASDLSEKITYWIERTQERDQASKLYAKSAQNYTLESTIAKAIAMYEEVISDFQRS; encoded by the coding sequence TTGATTATCGTGCTTGTGGTCGATAGCTTTGCTGATAAGAGTAATGGCACTTCAATGACAGCAGCGCGCTTTGCTAGTGCGCTTGAGAAGCGTGGGCATAGCGTGCGTGTGGTCGCTCCCTTTGTGCAAGGAAGTGGATTTTACCCTGTCAAGGAGCGGTATATCCCGCTTGTTACAGAGATTGCAAAGGCGCAGCACATGGTCTTTGGCAAGCCAGATGTAAAGGTGCTAGAGCAAGCATTTTTAGGTGCGGATATTGTGCATTTGTTTTTGCCATTTAGGCTAGAGCAAGTCGCTGTGCAAGTGGCAAAGAAAATGGGCGTGCCTTATATGGCAGCTTTCCACCTCCAGCCAGAGCATATCACCTATAATATCGGCTTGCAGAAGTTTGCCCTGCTTAATCGCTTCATCTTTTGGCTTTTTAAACGCCGCTTTTATCGACATATCGCCCATATCCACTGCCCCTCCCAGCTTATCAAAGATGAGCTTGAGCGCGCAGGCTATGGTGGGAAAAAGTATGTCATCTCTAATGGCTTTGATCCAAAGTTTAAGCCAGCAGATCCTAGCAGCACGCCTTTAGATAAGCTTATCCATATCACAATGGTGGGGCGTTACTCTAAAGAAAAGCGACAAGATCTCATCATCAAAGCCATCGCGCAAAATCCCTATAAAGACAAGATCAAGCTACATTTGCTTGGTGTAGGTCCGCTAGAATCCACTTTAAAAAAGCAGGCAAAAGTCCTGCCAAATGCGGTGGATTTTAGGTTTTTGCCCCTTGAAGAGCTTATCAAAGTGCTACACCAAAGCACGCTCTATATCCACGCCGCAGAAGTAGAGGGAGAGGCAATTGCCGCACTAGAGGCGATAAGCTGTGGGATCGTGCCGATCATCGCGGACTCTAAAGTCTCGGCGACTAGGCAGTTCGCGCTAGATCATCGCTCACTTTTTAGAGCTGGAGATGCAAGTGATTTGAGCGAGAAAATCACCTATTGGATAGAGCGGACACAAGAGCGAGATCAGGCGAGCAAGCTCTATGCCAAATCCGCGCAAAACTACACCCTAGAATCCACTATTGCTAAGGCTATTGCGATGTATGAAGAAGTCATTAGCGATTTTCAAAGGAGCTAA
- a CDS encoding glycosyltransferase family 10 domain-containing protein, which produces MQDLSPTQSLRIHFCDFGDMQGIAQKICAILQEHFTIILDSKAPQYLFYSVFGSEHIKYDCVRIFYTGENITPNFNICDYAIGFDHLHFLDRYLRYPLYLFYEQDTQRASNKHKGVDETLLASKKRFCNFVVSNGNADPYREQVFYALNAYKKVDSGGRYLNNIGQRVQDKFAFQKQCRFSLCFENSSTPGYLTEKLIQAAAAQTIPIYWGDPLATKALSTGGGG; this is translated from the coding sequence ATGCAAGATCTAAGCCCTACACAATCCCTTAGAATCCACTTTTGCGACTTTGGCGATATGCAAGGTATCGCCCAAAAGATTTGTGCCATACTACAAGAGCATTTTACAATCATACTTGATAGTAAAGCCCCGCAATATCTCTTCTACTCTGTTTTTGGTAGCGAGCATATCAAATATGATTGTGTGCGCATTTTTTACACCGGCGAGAATATCACGCCTAATTTCAATATCTGCGACTATGCCATAGGCTTTGATCATTTACACTTCTTAGATCGCTATTTGCGCTATCCGCTCTACCTTTTCTATGAGCAAGACACACAAAGAGCAAGCAACAAGCACAAGGGCGTTGATGAGACACTTCTAGCAAGCAAGAAGCGATTTTGCAATTTTGTAGTGAGCAATGGCAATGCCGATCCTTATAGAGAGCAAGTCTTCTACGCGCTTAATGCGTATAAAAAAGTGGATTCTGGGGGGAGGTATCTAAACAACATCGGGCAGCGCGTGCAAGATAAATTTGCCTTCCAAAAGCAGTGTAGATTCTCCCTTTGCTTTGAGAATTCTTCTACTCCGGGCTACTTGACAGAGAAGCTTATCCAAGCAGCAGCAGCGCAGACTATCCCAATCTATTGGGGCGATCCCTTAGCGACTAAGGCATTATCTACGGGGGGGGGGGGGTAA